A part of Bacteroidia bacterium genomic DNA contains:
- a CDS encoding SOS response-associated peptidase family protein, whose amino-acid sequence MLANYTFNSHYSPVNHPGSSLPSLQLLEGGKFYPQQFAPVLINEYDQIRLKFFRWGFIPRWAESSTEGKSRIFAAADHVFNNVAYQSPVRSMRCLIPADGYYVETESPTGNQTFKLSLSNNQTFCFAGIYDLWQNKDGSTLSTFTIITTQATGHASRFGLQMPMIIPRSLEAIWIDPETSLGTVSRILHSKANDQLCIRRVQELRDIQEFERLEQVAA is encoded by the coding sequence ATGTTAGCGAATTACACATTTAACTCCCACTACAGCCCGGTAAACCACCCTGGAAGTTCGCTTCCCAGCCTTCAACTTCTTGAAGGGGGAAAATTTTATCCACAACAATTTGCGCCTGTTCTAATAAATGAATATGATCAAATCAGGTTAAAATTCTTCCGATGGGGTTTTATTCCCCGCTGGGCTGAAAGTTCTACAGAAGGCAAAAGCAGGATTTTTGCTGCCGCTGATCATGTATTCAATAATGTGGCCTATCAGTCTCCTGTGCGCAGTATGCGCTGTCTTATTCCTGCTGACGGGTATTATGTAGAAACAGAAAGCCCGACCGGAAACCAAACTTTTAAACTTTCTCTCTCCAATAACCAAACTTTTTGTTTTGCCGGTATCTATGATCTATGGCAAAATAAAGATGGAAGCACACTAAGTACTTTTACAATCATAACAACACAGGCTACCGGGCATGCCAGTAGATTTGGGCTCCAAATGCCCATGATCATTCCCCGGAGTCTTGAGGCTATATGGATTGATCCTGAAACTTCTTTAGGTACTGTTTCCCGAATTCTTCACTCAAAAGCAAATGATCAACTATGTATCCGTAGGGTACAGGAGTTAAGAGATATTCAAGAATTTGAACGATTAGAGCAAGTGGCTGCGTAA